The Pseudomonas parafulva genome includes a window with the following:
- the lepA gene encoding translation elongation factor 4, producing MSDLSHIRNFSIIAHIDHGKSTLADRFIQLCGGLTAREMEAQVLDSMDLERERGITIKAHSVTLNYKAQDGKVYQLNFIDTPGHVDFTYEVSRSLAACEGALLVVDAGQGVEAQSVANCYTAIEQGLEVMPVLNKMDLPQADPDRVKDEIEKIIGIDATDAVACSAKSGMGVDEVLERLVHTIPAPTGDIDAPLQALIIDSWFDNYLGVVSLVRVRHGRVKKGDKILVKSTGKLHLVDSVGVFTPKHTQTADLKAGEVGFIIASIKDIHGAPVGDTLTLSSTPEVEVLPGFKKIQPQVYAGLFPVSSDDFEDFRDALQKLTLNDSSLQYMPESSDALGFGFRCGFLGMLHMEIIQERLEREYDLDLITTAPSVIYELELKTGETIVVDNPSKLPDVSSVTDFREPIVTATILVPQEHLGNVITLCIEKRGVQRDMQFLGSQVQVRYDMPMNEVVLDFFDRLKSTSRGYASLDYHFDRYQSANLVKLDVLINGDKVDALALIVHRDNAAYKGRALTEKMKELIPRQMFDVAIQAAIGGQIIARTTVKALRKNVLAKCYGGDVSRKKKLLEKQKAGKKRMKQVGNVEIPQEAFLAVLRLDS from the coding sequence GTGAGTGATTTGAGTCATATCCGCAATTTCTCCATCATCGCCCACATCGACCATGGCAAGTCGACGCTGGCCGACCGTTTCATTCAACTGTGCGGTGGCCTGACAGCGCGCGAAATGGAAGCCCAGGTGCTCGACTCCATGGACCTGGAGCGCGAACGCGGGATCACCATCAAGGCCCACAGCGTCACGCTCAACTACAAGGCCCAGGACGGCAAGGTCTACCAGCTCAACTTCATCGATACCCCCGGCCACGTCGACTTCACCTATGAAGTCTCGCGCTCGCTGGCGGCGTGCGAAGGGGCGTTGCTGGTGGTCGATGCCGGTCAGGGCGTCGAGGCTCAGTCCGTCGCCAACTGCTACACGGCCATCGAGCAAGGCCTGGAAGTCATGCCGGTCCTGAACAAGATGGACCTGCCACAGGCCGATCCCGATCGCGTCAAGGACGAAATCGAGAAGATCATCGGCATCGATGCCACCGACGCTGTGGCCTGCAGTGCCAAGAGCGGCATGGGGGTGGACGAGGTGCTCGAGCGCCTGGTGCATACCATTCCCGCCCCGACTGGCGATATCGACGCGCCGCTGCAAGCCCTGATCATCGACTCCTGGTTCGATAACTACCTGGGGGTGGTCTCGCTGGTGCGCGTGCGCCACGGTCGCGTCAAGAAAGGCGACAAGATTCTGGTCAAGTCCACCGGCAAGCTGCACCTGGTCGACAGCGTGGGCGTATTCACGCCCAAGCACACCCAGACCGCCGACCTCAAGGCCGGCGAAGTAGGCTTCATCATTGCCAGCATCAAGGACATCCACGGTGCCCCGGTTGGCGATACCCTGACCCTGTCGTCCACTCCGGAAGTCGAAGTGCTGCCTGGGTTCAAGAAGATCCAGCCGCAGGTATACGCCGGCCTGTTCCCGGTCAGTTCCGATGACTTCGAAGACTTCCGCGATGCCCTGCAGAAGCTGACCCTCAACGATTCGTCCCTGCAGTACATGCCCGAAAGCTCCGACGCCCTGGGCTTTGGCTTCCGCTGCGGGTTCCTGGGCATGCTGCACATGGAGATCATCCAGGAGCGCCTGGAGCGCGAATACGACCTGGACCTGATCACCACCGCGCCCAGCGTGATCTACGAGCTGGAACTCAAGACGGGTGAAACCATTGTCGTCGACAACCCGTCGAAGCTCCCAGACGTCTCGTCGGTCACCGACTTCCGCGAGCCGATCGTGACCGCGACCATCCTGGTGCCGCAAGAACACCTGGGTAACGTGATCACCTTGTGTATCGAGAAGCGTGGCGTTCAGCGCGACATGCAGTTCCTGGGCAGCCAGGTGCAAGTGCGCTACGACATGCCGATGAACGAAGTGGTACTGGACTTCTTCGACCGCTTGAAGTCCACCAGCCGTGGCTATGCTTCGCTGGACTATCACTTCGATCGTTACCAGTCGGCCAACCTGGTCAAGCTGGATGTGTTGATCAACGGCGACAAGGTCGATGCCCTGGCATTGATCGTGCACCGCGACAACGCTGCCTACAAAGGCCGCGCGTTGACCGAGAAAATGAAGGAGCTGATCCCGCGGCAGATGTTCGATGTGGCGATCCAGGCAGCCATTGGTGGCCAGATCATCGCGCGTACCACTGTCAAGGCGCTCAGAAAGAACGTACTGGCCAAATGTTATGGCGGCGACGTCAGCCGTAAGAAGAAGCTGCTCGAGAAGCAGAAGGCCGGTAAGAAACGCATGAAACAGGTGGGCAACGTGGAAATTCCACAAGAAGCCTTCCTCGCCGTGCTCAGGTTGGATAGTTAG
- the lepB gene encoding signal peptidase I, translated as MSLNFPLLLVIAVFVCGLLGLIDLLFLAPRRRAAIANYQGSVSQPEPAVVERLNKEPLLVEYGKSFFPVLFIVLVLRSFLVEPFQIPSGSMKPTLEVGDFILVNKFSYGIRLPVIDKKVIEVGDPQRGDVMVFRYPSDPNVNYIKRVVGLPGDQIRYTNDKQLFVNGQRVAEQLVGTEPGTLGSAQLYKEKLGAAEHLIRKEMSRYRMPPDQQWTVPAGHYFMMGDNRDNSNDSRYWDDPNIPKELHGMVPDRNIVGKAFAVWMSWPEPKLSHLPNLSRVGLIH; from the coding sequence ATGTCGCTAAATTTCCCGCTGTTGCTCGTCATTGCCGTGTTCGTGTGCGGTCTGTTGGGCCTGATCGACCTTTTGTTCCTGGCGCCGCGCCGACGTGCGGCGATCGCCAATTACCAGGGCAGTGTCAGCCAGCCGGAACCGGCGGTGGTCGAGCGCTTGAACAAGGAACCCTTGCTGGTCGAATACGGCAAGTCGTTCTTCCCGGTGCTGTTCATCGTGCTGGTGCTGCGCTCGTTCCTGGTCGAACCGTTCCAGATTCCGTCGGGGTCGATGAAACCCACGCTGGAAGTGGGTGACTTCATCCTGGTGAACAAGTTCTCCTACGGCATCCGCTTGCCGGTGATCGACAAGAAAGTCATCGAGGTGGGCGACCCGCAGCGCGGCGACGTCATGGTGTTCCGCTATCCCAGCGACCCGAACGTCAACTACATCAAGCGCGTCGTCGGCTTGCCCGGTGACCAGATCCGCTACACCAACGACAAGCAGTTGTTTGTCAACGGTCAGCGGGTCGCCGAGCAACTGGTGGGTACCGAGCCTGGGACCCTGGGCAGCGCTCAGCTGTACAAGGAGAAGCTCGGTGCTGCAGAGCACCTGATTCGCAAGGAGATGAGCCGTTATCGCATGCCGCCGGACCAGCAATGGACGGTACCAGCCGGCCATTACTTCATGATGGGCGACAACCGCGACAACTCCAACGACAGCCGCTACTGGGATGACCCCAATATTCCCAAGGAACTGCACGGCATGGTTCCGGACCGCAACATCGTCGGCAAGGCCTTCGCCGTATGGATGAGCTGGCCTGAGCCGAAACTCAGCCACCTGCCTAACTTGTCGCGGGTCGGACTGATCCATTGA
- the rnc gene encoding ribonuclease III — MTASLTRLERKLGYTFKDQDQMLLALTHRSYAGRNNERLEFLGDAILNFVAGEALFERFPQAREGQLSRLRARLVKGETLARLARGFDLGEYLRLGSGELKSGGFRRESILADALEALIGAIYLDADMDTARERVLAWLANEFEGLTLVDTNKDPKTRLQEFLQSRSCELPRYEVVDIQGEPHCRTFFVECEVALLNNKSRGQGVSRRIAEQVAAASALIALGVENGND, encoded by the coding sequence ATGACTGCTTCCCTTACCCGCCTGGAGCGAAAGCTCGGTTACACCTTCAAGGACCAGGACCAGATGCTCCTGGCGTTGACCCACCGAAGCTATGCCGGACGCAATAACGAGCGTCTGGAATTCCTCGGTGACGCCATTCTCAACTTCGTCGCCGGCGAGGCGCTGTTCGAGCGCTTCCCTCAGGCCCGTGAAGGGCAGCTGTCACGGCTGCGCGCCCGCCTGGTCAAGGGCGAGACCCTGGCCCGTCTGGCCCGCGGGTTCGACCTGGGCGAATACCTGCGCCTGGGTTCCGGCGAGCTCAAGAGCGGGGGCTTTCGCCGCGAGTCCATTCTGGCCGATGCGCTGGAGGCCTTGATCGGGGCCATCTACCTGGACGCCGACATGGACACGGCCCGCGAGCGCGTGCTTGCCTGGCTGGCCAACGAGTTCGAAGGGCTGACCTTGGTCGATACCAACAAAGATCCTAAAACGCGCCTGCAGGAGTTCCTGCAATCGCGCAGTTGCGAGCTGCCGCGTTACGAAGTGGTGGATATCCAGGGCGAACCTCACTGCCGTACGTTCTTCGTCGAATGCGAAGTGGCGCTGCTGAATAACAAGAGTCGTGGCCAGGGTGTCAGCCGGCGTATCGCCGAGCAGGTAGCCGCTGCGTCCGCATTGATCGCCCTGGGCGTGGAGAATGGCAATGACTGA
- the era gene encoding GTPase Era, whose product MTENTTTRCGYVAIVGRPNVGKSTLLNHILGQKLAITSRKPQTTRHNMLGIKTEGQVQAIYVDTPGMHKANDKALNRYMNRNASAALKDVDVVIFVVDRTRWTDEDQLVLERVQYVTGPVILAVNKTDRMDEKAELIPHLQWLQGQLPNAEIVPISAQQGHNLESLEALIAKHLPENEHFFPEDQITDRSSRFLAAELVREKIMRQLGAELPYQITVEIEEFKQQGHVLHIHALILVERDGQKKIIIGDKGERIKRIGSDARKDMEVLFDAKVMLNLWVKVKGGWSDDERALRSLGYGDL is encoded by the coding sequence ATGACTGAGAACACCACTACCCGTTGCGGCTACGTCGCCATTGTCGGTCGCCCCAACGTCGGCAAGTCGACCCTGTTGAACCACATCCTCGGTCAGAAGCTGGCCATCACCTCGCGCAAGCCACAGACCACGCGCCACAACATGCTTGGCATCAAGACCGAAGGCCAGGTGCAGGCCATCTACGTCGATACCCCCGGCATGCACAAAGCCAACGACAAGGCCCTGAACCGCTACATGAATCGCAACGCCTCGGCGGCCTTGAAGGACGTCGACGTGGTGATCTTCGTGGTGGACCGCACCCGCTGGACGGATGAGGACCAGTTGGTGCTCGAGCGCGTCCAGTATGTGACCGGCCCGGTGATCCTGGCGGTGAACAAGACTGACCGCATGGATGAAAAGGCCGAGCTCATTCCGCACCTTCAGTGGCTGCAAGGCCAGCTGCCCAATGCCGAGATCGTGCCCATTTCCGCACAGCAGGGCCACAACCTCGAGTCGCTCGAAGCGCTGATTGCCAAGCACCTGCCGGAAAACGAGCATTTCTTCCCGGAAGATCAGATCACCGATCGCAGCAGCCGCTTTCTGGCTGCCGAGCTGGTGCGCGAAAAGATCATGCGCCAACTGGGCGCCGAGCTGCCTTACCAGATCACGGTCGAGATCGAGGAGTTCAAGCAGCAGGGGCATGTGTTGCATATCCATGCACTGATCCTGGTCGAACGCGACGGGCAGAAGAAAATCATCATCGGCGACAAGGGTGAGCGCATCAAGCGCATCGGTTCCGACGCGCGCAAGGACATGGAAGTGCTGTTCGACGCCAAGGTGATGCTCAACCTCTGGGTCAAGGTCAAAGGCGGCTGGTCCGATGACGAGCGCGCCCTGCGCTCGCTGGGTTACGGCGACCTCTAA
- the recO gene encoding DNA repair protein RecO, with amino-acid sequence MEQPVGQPAYVLHSRAYKETSALVDFFTPQGRVRAVLRRARGKGGSLVRPFVPLELELRGRGELKNVGRLETVGMAPWLHGDAVFSGLYLNELLMRLLPAEAPSPGLFDHYAQTLQALLAGRPLEPLLRAFEWRLLDELGYAFSLHRDVVDQPIAAEGLYRLRVDAGLERVELSQPGLFGGTELLALAEADWETPGALLAAKRLMRQALAVHLGGKPLVSRELFRKR; translated from the coding sequence ATGGAACAACCTGTCGGTCAGCCAGCCTACGTGCTGCACAGCCGTGCCTATAAGGAAACCAGCGCGCTGGTGGACTTCTTTACACCCCAGGGGCGCGTGCGTGCTGTGTTGCGCCGTGCGCGTGGCAAGGGTGGCAGCCTGGTGCGCCCCTTCGTGCCACTGGAGCTTGAGCTGCGCGGGCGAGGGGAGCTGAAGAACGTTGGCAGGCTGGAAACGGTCGGCATGGCACCCTGGCTGCATGGGGACGCTGTCTTCAGCGGTTTGTACCTCAATGAGTTGCTCATGCGCCTGCTACCGGCAGAGGCACCTTCGCCTGGATTGTTCGATCATTACGCGCAAACCTTGCAAGCCCTACTCGCCGGCCGCCCGCTTGAGCCGCTGTTGCGGGCTTTTGAATGGCGGCTGCTCGATGAGCTGGGTTACGCCTTCTCGCTGCACAGGGATGTCGTTGATCAGCCCATTGCCGCCGAGGGGCTGTACCGCCTGCGCGTGGACGCTGGGCTGGAGCGGGTCGAACTGTCCCAGCCTGGGCTGTTCGGTGGCACCGAGTTGCTGGCCCTGGCCGAGGCGGACTGGGAAACGCCAGGTGCTTTGCTGGCGGCCAAGCGCTTGATGCGCCAGGCCTTGGCCGTTCATCTGGGTGGCAAGCCGCTGGTCAGCCGCGAATTGTTTCGCAAGCGCTGA